A part of Girardinichthys multiradiatus isolate DD_20200921_A chromosome 12, DD_fGirMul_XY1, whole genome shotgun sequence genomic DNA contains:
- the LOC124877904 gene encoding leucine-rich repeat transmembrane protein FLRT3, producing MVWYRCKVLLALFVCPLACITMSPCPPGCCCPGQSFLVLCESLGLRSLPRSVPLSTSALSVARNQLCNVDHLLRPFSGLQELSLSHNLLARFPRGLPPSLESLLLQENRITYITSGALRQLRNLTRLDLEDNKIRAIQPGALLGLKKLKVLTLKGNKLTRLPLNLPPSLTHLDLSKNCISSLDLPSLSALINLQVLQINSNCLRSVPENTFDNLPRLRSVDLTNNLWVCECDILYLYRWLLSGRLRMATDLVCKEPVHLAHRLLLNLSIISICPRVLKPKEKMNQPMLNSAQAVKTSDPGSYEDKDDLLQNISKEPTITKAQNLHYLPKTRVLPYSLETLTYEECLSFNISQSVSPADLKTTSFPEDQRCRENMTAPYPKSNASSAAGTQSGLPTSIQELLPTANPQMFSQRDSTVIVSLLAVLCILMVLVMLMVLTVLKKVLVHQQRVAPANERSVE from the coding sequence ATGGTTTGGTACAGATGTAAAGTCCTCCTCGCTCTCTTCGTCTGTCCCCTCGCCTGCAtcaccatgtctccatgtcccCCTGGCTGCTGCTGTCCCGGCCAGAGTTTTCTGGTCCTGTGCGAGTCACTGGGTCTCAGGTCGCTCCCTCGATCCGTCCCTCTCAGCACCTCAGCTCTGTCCGTGGCCAGAAACCAGCTCTGCAATGTGGACCACCTTCTCCGGCCTTTCTCCGGCCTGCAGGAGCTCAGCCTTAGCCACAACCTGCTGGCCCGTTTCCCCCGCGGCTTACCTCCCAGCCTGGAGTCCCTACTGCTGCAGGAGAACCGCATCACTTACATCACCTCAGGAGCCCTCAGGCAGTTGAGGAACCTAACTCGCCTCGATCTGGAGGACAACAAAATACGTGCCATCCAGCCAGGAGCGCTGCTGGGTCTGAAAAAGCTGAAGGTCCTAACACTAAAAGGGAACAAGCTCACAAGACTCCCTCTGAATCTCCCGCCATCACTGACACATTTAGACCTGTCAAAAAACTGCATATCCTCTCTGGATCTTCCTTCACTCTCTGCCCTGATCAACCTCCAGGTCCTGCAGATCAACAGCAACTGTCTACGTTCAGTGCCAGAAAACACCTTTGACAACCTGCCACGCCTCAGGTCTGTGGACTTAACCAACAACCTGTGGGTGTGCGAGTGCGACATCCTGTATCTGTACCGCTGGCTGCTGAGTGGCAGACTGAGGATGGCTACAGATCTGGTGTGCAAAGAGCCGGTCCATCTTGCTCACCGCCTGCTACTGAACCTCTCCATCATATCCATCTGCCCACGTGTCCTAAAGCCAAAGGAGAAGATGAACCAGCCTATGCTCAACTCCGCACAGGCGGTGAAAACATCCGATCCAGGCTCATATGAAGACAAGGATGATTTGTTGCAGAACATATCAAAAGAACCCACTATCACTAAAGCACAAAACCTCCACTATCTTCCCAAGACTCGGGTTTTACCGTACTCCTTAGAGACTCTCACCTATGAAGAGTGTTTATCCTTCAATATATCTCAATCAGTCAGTCCAGCTGATCTGAAAACTACATCTTTTCCAGAGGACCAGAGATGCAGAGAAAACATGACAGCTCCTTACCCTAAGAGCAATGCGTCCTCTGCTGCAGGGACACAATCAGGCCTGCCCACCAGCATACAGGAGCTCCTGCCTACTGCGAACCCACAGATGTTCTCCCAGAGAGACTCGACAGTCATCGTCTCTCTGCTGGCTGTGCTGTGCATACTGATGGTTCTCGTAATGCTGATGGTGCTAACTGTGCTGAAAAAAGTTCTCGTACACCAGCAGAGAGTGGCACCGGCTAACGAGAGATCTGTTGAATGA
- the tmem119a gene encoding transmembrane protein 119 isoform X2 yields the protein MTSLVVFPVSCVTLLWLCCSLCHCSPLFYNISVDGSGDEAELELIFLTSSTRAPVHVTAATPPPSLTNTITTTMTRLKDFVLTRVVDFLQENLLIIIVVTSLLIVLVFIICCAFAMSHKRKLEAYKPLPNPPKKYTAGKTGARKNSSEPQEKPYVVDHVKRVHIQGPASPKHLRMPSKALVGDKGREVRSSPQQEVRKIRDTEEVEKKREEVKFKEPVKPRVEVQQSVSPSTSSSHPVCTCHLKKANN from the coding sequence ATGACGTCGCTCGTGGTTTTTCCGGTCTCCTGTGTGACTCTTCTCTGGCTGTGCTGCAGTCTGTGTCACTGCAGCCCTCTGTTCTACAACATATCTGTGGACGGCAGTGGCGACGAAGCCGAGCTGGAGCTCATtttcctcacctcctccacACGGGCGCCTGTTCATGTCACTGCTGCCACTCCGCCTCCCAGCCTCACCAacaccatcaccaccaccatGACCCGCCTGAAAGACTTTGTCTTGACCCGAGTGGTGGACTTTCTGCAGGAGAACTTGCTCATCATCATTGTTGTTACCTCTCTTCTTATTGTTCTGGTCTTTATCATTTGTTGTGCGTTCGCCATGAGCCATAAGCGCAAGCTGGAGGCGTACAAGCCCCTTCCCAACCCACCCAAGAAGTATACTGCTGGTAAAACTGGAGCTCGCAAGAACTCGAGCGAGCCCCAGGAGAAACCGTATGTCGTGGACCACGTCAAGAGGGTTCATATTCAGGGTCCAGCTTCCCCCAAACACTTGCGCATGCCCTCCAAGGCTCTGGTGGGAGACAAGGGGAGGGAAGTCAGGTCGTCGCCTCAACAGGAGGTCAGAAAGATCAGAGACACAgaggaagtggaaaaaaaaagagaggaagTGAAATTCAAAGAGCCAGTGAAGCCAAGGGTGGAGGTCCAGCAGAGCGTCAGTCCCAGCACCAGCTCCAGTCACCCGGTCTGCACCTGCCATCTGAAAAAAGCCAACAACTAA
- the tmem119a gene encoding transmembrane protein 119 isoform X1: protein MVSPGTYKWCLDPWGSICSNTLERTQKRQDPQLIMTSLVVFPVSCVTLLWLCCSLCHCSPLFYNISVDGSGDEAELELIFLTSSTRAPVHVTAATPPPSLTNTITTTMTRLKDFVLTRVVDFLQENLLIIIVVTSLLIVLVFIICCAFAMSHKRKLEAYKPLPNPPKKYTAGKTGARKNSSEPQEKPYVVDHVKRVHIQGPASPKHLRMPSKALVGDKGREVRSSPQQEVRKIRDTEEVEKKREEVKFKEPVKPRVEVQQSVSPSTSSSHPVCTCHLKKANN, encoded by the exons ATGGTCTCTCCTGGAACCTATAAATGGTGTCTGGACCCCTGGGGAAGTATTTGTTCAAACACCCTGGAGAGGACACAGAAAAGACAG GACCCACAGTTAATAATGACGTCGCTCGTGGTTTTTCCGGTCTCCTGTGTGACTCTTCTCTGGCTGTGCTGCAGTCTGTGTCACTGCAGCCCTCTGTTCTACAACATATCTGTGGACGGCAGTGGCGACGAAGCCGAGCTGGAGCTCATtttcctcacctcctccacACGGGCGCCTGTTCATGTCACTGCTGCCACTCCGCCTCCCAGCCTCACCAacaccatcaccaccaccatGACCCGCCTGAAAGACTTTGTCTTGACCCGAGTGGTGGACTTTCTGCAGGAGAACTTGCTCATCATCATTGTTGTTACCTCTCTTCTTATTGTTCTGGTCTTTATCATTTGTTGTGCGTTCGCCATGAGCCATAAGCGCAAGCTGGAGGCGTACAAGCCCCTTCCCAACCCACCCAAGAAGTATACTGCTGGTAAAACTGGAGCTCGCAAGAACTCGAGCGAGCCCCAGGAGAAACCGTATGTCGTGGACCACGTCAAGAGGGTTCATATTCAGGGTCCAGCTTCCCCCAAACACTTGCGCATGCCCTCCAAGGCTCTGGTGGGAGACAAGGGGAGGGAAGTCAGGTCGTCGCCTCAACAGGAGGTCAGAAAGATCAGAGACACAgaggaagtggaaaaaaaaagagaggaagTGAAATTCAAAGAGCCAGTGAAGCCAAGGGTGGAGGTCCAGCAGAGCGTCAGTCCCAGCACCAGCTCCAGTCACCCGGTCTGCACCTGCCATCTGAAAAAAGCCAACAACTAA
- the coro1ca gene encoding coronin-1C-A — MRRVVRQSKFRHVFGQAVKNDQCYDDIRVSRVTWDSAFCAVNPKFVAIIIEASGGGAFLVLPLHKSGRIDKSYPTVCGHTGPVLDIDWCPHNDQVIASGSEDCTVMVWQIPENGLVSSMSEPVVALEGHSKRVGIITWHPTARNVLLSAGCDNQIIIWNVATGEAMISLEDMHPDVIYNVCWNRNGSLICTSCKDKAIRVIDPRKESIVAEKEKAHEGARPMRAIFLSDGNILTTGFSRMSERQLALWNLQNMEEPMTVNEMDTSNGVLLPFYDPDTNVVYLCGKGDSSIRYFEITDEAPYVHFLNTFVTKEPQRGMGYMPKRGLDVNKCEIARFYKLHERKCEPIVMTVPRKSDLFQDDLYPDTAGPDSALEAEEWFEGKNGDPILISLKNGYVPGKNREFKVVKKNILDSKVNKKTENSSSANKPASSTPSIKSEAKMEEILKEIKSLKDLISSQEKRIIKLEEQMSKVAI; from the exons ATGAGACGAGTTGTACGACAGAGCAAATTCCGTCATGTCTTTGGCCAGGCGGTGAAGAATGACCAATGCTACGATGACATCCGGGTCTCAAGGGTAACATGGGACAGCGCCTTCTGTGCAGTCAACCCCAAGTTTGTTGCCATAATTATTGAAGCCAGTGGTGGTGGAGCTTTTCTCGTTCTCCCTCTTCATAAG TCAGGACGCATTGACAAATCCTACCCAACAGTATGTGGTCACACAGGCCCTGTGCTAGACATCGATTGGTGCCCCCACAACGACCAGGTCATTGCAAGCGGCTCCGAAGACTGCACAGTGATG GTCTGGCAGATTCCTGAGAATGGCCTCGTGTCCTCCATGTCTGAACCTGTGGTGGCTCTAGAAGGCCACTCAAAGCGTGTGGGAATCATCACATGGCATCCAACAGCACGTAATGTCCTCCTTAGTGCCG GTTGTGACAACCAGATCATCATCTGGAATGTGGCCACAGGAGAGGCCATGATCTCCTTGGAGGACATGCATCCTGATGTCATTTACAATGTGTGCTGGAACCGCAACGGTAGCCTTATCTGCACTTCCTGCAAGGATAAGGCAATCCGGGTCATCGATCCCCGCAAGGAGAGCATTGTTGCT GAGAAGGAGAAGGCGCACGAGGGCGCTCGACCCATGAGGGCCATTTTCCTCTCTGATGGCAACATCCTCACCACCGGCTTCAGTCGCATGAGTGAGAGGCAGCTGGCTCTCTGGAACCTG CAAAACATGGAGGAGCCGATGACTGTCAATGAGATGGACACAAGCAATGGAGTGCTGCTCCCCTTCTATGACCCAGACACCAATGTTGTTTACCTCTGTGGGAAG GGCGACAGCAGCATTCGTTACTTTGAGATCACAGATGAGGCTCCCTACGTTCACTTCCTTAACACCTTTGTCACCAAGGAGCCTCAGAGGGGCATGGGCTACATGCCCAAGAGAGGCCTTGATGTCAATAAGTGTGAAATTGCAAG GTTCTATAAACTGCATGAGAGAAAGTGTGAGCCTATTGTGATGACCGTACCAAGGAAG tcggacctgttccaggACGACTTGTACCCAGACACAGCAGGACCAGACTCTGCCCTGGAGGCAGAGGAATGGTTCGAGGGTAAGAATGGAGACCCCATCCTCATATCCCTAAAGAACGGCTACGTCCCGGGCAAGAACCGAGAGTTCAAGGTGGTCAAGAAGAACATTTTGGACAGCAAGGTCAACAAGAAGACAGAGAACTCGAGCTCTGCCAACAAGCCTGCTTCTTCAACTCCATCAATT AAATCTGAAGCAAAGATGGAGGAGATCTTGAAAGAAATCAAATCCCTCAAGGACCTGATCAGCAGTCAGGAGAAGCGAATCATCAAACTTGAAGAGCAGATGTCCAAAGTTGCCATTTAA